CACCAGGCCGGACGCTGTTTGAGTGTCTCGGCCTCCTCGGGGACGAGTTCCTCGAGCTGGCGGGCCTCCAGTGCCGTCGCCTGGCGCCGCGCCAGCGTGACCGAATAGACCCAGAAGGAGACCAGCGCGACGAGGAAGAAGGCTGCCTCACCCCGGTCGATCTCTCCATCGCGCGAGAACAGGATCATGGCCGCCGTGGACATCACCACGAACGGGAAATCCAGCCGGAAGGTATTGCGGGAGACGGGAATCGGGGCCACCAGCGCGCAGGTGCCCAGCACCAGGCCGATGTTGAAGATGTTGGAGCCCACCACGTTGCCCACCGCGATGGAGGGGTGCCCCGTTGCCGTGGCGAAGGCGGAGACAAAGGCCTCGGGCATGCTGGTCCCGGCGGCCACGATGGTCAGGCCGATCACCGCCGGAGAGAGCCGGGCCTTCTCGGCAATGGCTGCCGAGAAATCCACCAGCGCATCGCCCGACCAGGCCAGCAGGGCAATGCCGCCGACAATCATCAGGATATCGAGTGCGATCTGCAAAAGGGGCGCGCTCCTCGGGTCCGTGTCGGTCAGGAACAACAAATTGGGACGGAACCCGTCCCCACTGCATAGTCGCCCGCCCCGCCGATGTCATCAAACAGGGCAACCTGCCCTTTTCGAGCCCTCTGCAGTGAGCCCCTGGGCTCCCAATCGGCGCTGAAACTAATGCAGGGCGATTTTTGTGCGCAAGCACGCTTGAGTGCAGCACTCGAATCCGTCACACTTCTGTTTCATCTTGAGTCAGATGGCGTAACCGTTGTGAATAAACGGGAGTGCCTGAGTCCAGGGAAGGGACGCCTGTGGACGATTCTAATTCTCGCTGGGATGACCGCGACCGGGAAGCCAGCACTTCTGAAACCTCGACGTCGAGGGAATTCGCGCCGGCAGTCCGGGAGCACGCGTTCGCGGGGAAGACCCTGAAGCGCATCCAGCGCGAGGCCATCGAATTCGCCCTCAAACAAACGGGCGGCAACAAGAGTGCTGCCGCCCGCAAGCTTGAGATTCCGATCGCCACTTTCAAGCGCATGGTCAAGCGCTACGAAGAAGAGGACGAAGAATCCGCGTAGCTATTCGTGCTCGCCTTCTTCGTTTTCTTCTTTCTCGTAGGCCCGCTCAAGCCCCGGGGGCCCCATGCTCCGGCCGGGCTTCACGCGCCCTTCATAGGCCTTGGCGGCGCCGTGCACGTAGACCAGCTCGCCTCCGGAGTGCCCGACGCTCAGCCCCACGCCCGTGACCACGACCGAGAGCAGCACCGTGGCGCCCATGAGCGCAACCACCGCCGTCTCAGCCGGAATAAAGAGCGCGGCAGCCGAGGCTGCCAGGGTCACACCGGCCACGACGATGAAGCCCTCGGCCTCTTCCTCGTGCTCGTGAATCGCATCCTCGGAGACGACCTTTTCGACGATGTCTTCCTGGTCTTCGCCGGTTTCCTTGGCCACCAGGGCGCCGCCGAAAATGAGCGCCTGAACGACCACCACGGCGATCCAGACTTTCTTGTCGACCCAGCCCTTCCAGATTGAGAGCGCCGCGGCCGCTGCCAGCAGCGGCATCACGACGGCAAGACCCAATGGGATGTGAACAATTGCGGGGTGTAGGGGCAAACCTTCCATGGTATGAACTCTCCTTGCGGGGAACCGGTGTGATTGTTACCGGCCCGCCCTTGATGCGTCTCAATGTGCAGCAATTTGGGCTGTCGTGCCATCGCACGGATGACCTACGCATCTAAAGCGCTATTATTTCAGGGAGTTGCACGTATCGTTATGACCGACGTCAGAGAAGATTCGAGAACCCTGTGGGTGCCCATTCTGCTGTTTCTGACCATCGCCGCGGCCCTGGGAGTCGATCTCGCGCAGGACTATTCCGAGGGCAGCAGCCTCTCCCACCTGCTGGTCGAGGCGCTGGCTGCTTCGGCTGCCCTGGCGGGGGCCGCGTGGCTGGTGCGCCGGTATTTCCTGCTGCGCGGGGAGGCCCGCCGGCTTAAAGCCGACCTGAGCCGCAGCCGCGAGGACGCAGCGCGCTGGCGCGAGCAGAGCCGCGAGCTGCTGCAGGGGCTCGGCAAGGCCGTCGACGATCAGTTTGCCCGCTGGGAACTCACACCGGCGGAAAAAGAGGTCGGCCTGCTGCTCCTCAAGGGGCTCTCCCACAAGGAAGCGGCCCAGGTACGGAATACCAGCGAGCGAACCGTGCGCCAGCAGGCCCTCGCCCTCTACCGCAAGGCGGGTATCGGCGGGCGCGCCGAGCTCTCGGCATTCTTCTTTGAAGACCTGCTGCTTCCCCAAGACGAGCGCTGAGCTACTCGACGCTTGGAGTCGCGTGGGTGAGGTAGTGCAGGAGCGCCTCGGCGTCTTCGTCGCTGAGCTCATCGATGAGCCCGCGCGGCATGATCGTGCCGTACTGCTCGCTGGGCTCCAGCGGCGGCTTGAGG
The nucleotide sequence above comes from Chrysiogenia bacterium. Encoded proteins:
- a CDS encoding calcium/sodium antiporter, with amino-acid sequence MQIALDILMIVGGIALLAWSGDALVDFSAAIAEKARLSPAVIGLTIVAAGTSMPEAFVSAFATATGHPSIAVGNVVGSNIFNIGLVLGTCALVAPIPVSRNTFRLDFPFVVMSTAAMILFSRDGEIDRGEAAFFLVALVSFWVYSVTLARRQATALEARQLEELVPEEAETLKQRPAWWLAGMLLLTFVGLSVGARILVMGAADLALLMGFTERLVGLTVVAAGTSAPELVASLMAARKRQHEMAVANIMGSNLFNLLLILGVSAQIHPLEVEPKIIHLDNWVMLAFTLALAPMLYRGFKLARSEGAILLAGHLSYMAYLIIGR
- a CDS encoding response regulator transcription factor gives rise to the protein MTYASKALLFQGVARIVMTDVREDSRTLWVPILLFLTIAAALGVDLAQDYSEGSSLSHLLVEALAASAALAGAAWLVRRYFLLRGEARRLKADLSRSREDAARWREQSRELLQGLGKAVDDQFARWELTPAEKEVGLLLLKGLSHKEAAQVRNTSERTVRQQALALYRKAGIGGRAELSAFFFEDLLLPQDER